In Amycolatopsis sp. EV170708-02-1, the following are encoded in one genomic region:
- the ectB gene encoding diaminobutyrate--2-oxoglutarate transaminase, whose protein sequence is MSIFEELESEVRSYSRGWPVVFDRAQGSYLYDEDGKAYLDFFAGAGALNYGHNNPALKRALIDYIARDGVTHALDMFTVAKRDFLQTFQEKILQPRELDYKVVFPGPGGANAVEAALKLARKVTGKESVINFTNAFHGMTLGALSVTGNSMKRGGAGVPLVHATPMPYDNYFDGSIPDFLYFEKLLEDSGSGLNEPAAVIVEGVQGEGGINAARVEWLKALDDLCKKHGILLILDDVQMGCGRTGPFFSFEDAGIKPDIVCLSKSIGGYGIPMALTLIRPDLDVWEPGEHNGTFRGISPAFVTATEAIRVYWSDDELEKSTKAKGERIAAAFQGIVEAYPDANLFAKGRGLARGIEFANGDLAGKVCAAAFERGLLMETSGPDGEVMKVLPPLTLTDDELTKGLAIIDEAVAAVLD, encoded by the coding sequence ATGAGCATTTTCGAGGAACTCGAATCCGAGGTACGCAGTTACAGCCGTGGCTGGCCCGTGGTGTTCGACCGGGCGCAGGGGAGCTACCTGTACGACGAAGACGGCAAGGCCTATCTCGACTTCTTCGCGGGCGCCGGCGCGCTGAACTACGGGCACAACAACCCGGCGCTGAAGCGTGCCCTGATCGACTACATCGCCCGTGACGGCGTGACGCACGCGCTCGACATGTTCACCGTGGCGAAGCGGGACTTCCTCCAGACGTTCCAGGAGAAGATCCTCCAGCCGCGCGAGCTCGACTACAAGGTCGTCTTCCCCGGTCCCGGTGGCGCGAACGCCGTCGAGGCCGCGCTGAAGCTCGCCCGCAAGGTGACCGGCAAGGAGTCGGTCATCAACTTCACCAACGCCTTCCACGGGATGACGCTGGGCGCCCTGTCGGTGACCGGTAACTCGATGAAGCGCGGCGGCGCGGGTGTCCCGCTGGTGCACGCCACCCCGATGCCGTACGACAACTACTTCGACGGCTCCATCCCGGACTTCCTCTACTTCGAGAAGCTGCTCGAAGACTCCGGCAGTGGCCTGAACGAGCCCGCCGCCGTGATCGTCGAAGGCGTGCAGGGCGAGGGCGGCATCAACGCCGCGCGCGTCGAGTGGCTCAAGGCGCTGGACGACCTGTGCAAGAAGCACGGCATCCTGCTGATCCTCGACGACGTCCAGATGGGCTGCGGCCGCACCGGCCCGTTCTTCAGCTTCGAGGACGCGGGCATCAAACCCGACATCGTCTGCCTCTCGAAGTCCATCGGCGGCTACGGCATCCCGATGGCGCTGACGCTGATCCGCCCGGACCTCGACGTCTGGGAGCCGGGTGAGCACAACGGCACCTTCCGCGGCATCAGCCCGGCGTTCGTCACCGCGACCGAGGCGATCCGCGTCTACTGGAGCGACGACGAGCTGGAGAAGTCGACCAAGGCCAAGGGCGAGCGCATCGCCGCCGCCTTCCAGGGCATCGTCGAGGCGTACCCGGACGCGAACCTGTTCGCGAAGGGCCGCGGCCTCGCCCGGGGCATCGAGTTCGCCAACGGCGACCTCGCGGGCAAGGTCTGCGCCGCCGCGTTCGAGCGCGGGCTGCTGATGGAGACCTCCGGCCCCGACGGCGAGGTCATGAAGGTCCTCCCGCCGCTCACCCTGACGGACGACGAGCTGACGAAGGGCCTCGCGATCATCGACGAGGCCGTCGCCGCCGTCCTCGACTGA